In one Sphingomonas hankookensis genomic region, the following are encoded:
- the bamA gene encoding outer membrane protein assembly factor BamA has protein sequence MLSGTAASAQTRPAAAAPAVQPPTAQAPAAPVAPTRTIRSLRVEGAQRIEPDTVLSYTKLRVGIPYTAETLDQAIKDLYASDLLANVEIEGAETSDIIVRVRENPIINRVVLEGNKRLKDDKITKEIKLAPRQIFTRTAVRADVARIVELYRRQGRFAANVEPKMVMLDQNRVDVIFEIQEGPKSKVRQINILGNEVFSDSELRGEMATKESRPWRIFSSNTSYDQDRLAYDQQKLRQFYLTNGYADFRVISAVAELTPDKEDFIITYVVEEGKRYKFGDVAVESAIRDFDNASLTKSLPMKKGDWYNAKLTEDAIDQLSEYAGLFGYAFTDVRPEYQPDRENLTMAITFFLNEANRTYVEKIDITGNTQTQDRVIRREFRVAEGDAFNAFLIKRSQDRINSLGYFQDKFEIERKEGSSPDRIILAANVEEKSTGELTLSAGFSSLERFIIQASIRQRNFRGKGQDLQASVNYSTYQKSIELGFTEPYLFDKNIALGGTLFRRDFNSFNFLGTGRNSLYSQISTGGQVVASVPLTEFWTLSGRYQLSQDNVGLDEATYFTDGVCDPLKAGRYLCDSIGNRLSSIVGANLIFDNLNNRLRPSRGQRLVTGVDFAGLGGDVRYARVRGDFDKYWNLGGFVLSAGIEGGYIHALQKSPGEGIDPVRIVDRFYLGEPQFRGFDIRGVGPRIQRQRYTGSVAGGDQALITARDQVLNDPLGGKAYYLGKLELEPPLGSGIAELGLRPSIFIQAGALFGVTRPLPTVQFEQAKNADGTLRFNKDGSPSLLPFSQPTKINGQQVYNNQFTDASGATAFRQTTCAVGYSATIGGTCAGGEANTLAVSTTDPFLEQFLGDSARPRLSIGIGVNWNSPFGPLRIDLAKALLSQPGDDKKLITFNVGTQF, from the coding sequence ATGCTCTCGGGCACGGCCGCCTCGGCCCAGACGCGCCCGGCCGCTGCTGCCCCGGCAGTCCAGCCGCCCACCGCGCAGGCGCCGGCGGCGCCCGTCGCGCCGACCCGTACCATCCGCTCGCTCCGGGTCGAAGGCGCACAGCGTATCGAACCGGACACGGTGCTGTCCTATACCAAGCTGCGCGTCGGCATTCCGTACACCGCGGAAACGCTCGATCAGGCGATCAAGGACCTGTACGCGTCGGACCTGCTCGCCAATGTCGAGATCGAGGGCGCCGAGACCAGCGACATCATCGTCCGGGTGCGCGAGAACCCGATCATCAACCGCGTCGTGCTGGAAGGCAACAAGCGGCTGAAGGACGACAAGATCACCAAGGAGATCAAGCTCGCCCCGCGGCAGATCTTCACCCGTACCGCCGTCCGTGCCGACGTGGCGCGGATCGTCGAGCTGTATCGCCGTCAGGGCCGGTTCGCGGCGAATGTCGAGCCGAAGATGGTCATGCTCGACCAGAACCGCGTCGACGTAATCTTCGAAATCCAGGAAGGGCCGAAGTCCAAGGTCCGCCAGATCAACATCCTCGGCAACGAGGTGTTCAGCGACAGCGAGCTGCGCGGCGAGATGGCGACCAAGGAGTCGCGGCCGTGGCGCATCTTCAGCTCGAACACGAGCTATGATCAGGATCGCCTCGCCTACGACCAGCAGAAGCTGCGCCAATTCTACCTGACCAACGGCTATGCCGATTTCCGCGTCATCTCGGCCGTTGCCGAACTGACGCCGGACAAGGAAGACTTCATCATCACCTACGTGGTGGAGGAAGGGAAGCGGTACAAATTCGGCGATGTGGCGGTCGAAAGCGCGATCCGCGACTTCGACAACGCATCGTTGACCAAGTCGCTGCCGATGAAGAAGGGCGACTGGTACAACGCGAAGCTGACCGAAGACGCGATCGACCAACTGAGCGAATATGCCGGGCTGTTCGGCTATGCGTTCACCGACGTGCGCCCGGAATATCAGCCGGACCGCGAAAACCTGACCATGGCGATCACGTTCTTCCTGAACGAAGCCAACCGCACCTATGTCGAGAAGATCGACATCACCGGCAATACGCAGACGCAGGACCGCGTGATCCGTCGCGAATTCCGCGTGGCCGAAGGGGACGCGTTCAACGCGTTCCTGATCAAGCGTTCGCAGGACCGCATCAATTCGCTGGGATATTTCCAGGACAAGTTCGAAATCGAGCGCAAGGAAGGGTCCTCGCCCGACCGGATCATCCTGGCGGCGAATGTCGAGGAAAAGTCGACCGGCGAACTGACGCTGTCGGCCGGCTTCTCCAGCCTCGAACGCTTCATCATCCAGGCGTCGATCCGCCAACGGAATTTCCGGGGCAAGGGGCAGGACCTTCAGGCGTCGGTCAATTATTCGACCTATCAGAAGTCGATCGAGCTGGGCTTCACCGAACCCTATCTGTTCGACAAGAATATCGCGCTGGGCGGTACGCTGTTCCGCCGCGATTTCAATTCGTTCAACTTCCTCGGCACCGGCCGCAACTCGCTCTATTCGCAGATTTCGACCGGCGGACAGGTCGTGGCGAGCGTGCCGCTGACCGAGTTCTGGACGCTGTCGGGCCGCTATCAGTTGAGCCAGGACAATGTCGGGCTGGACGAGGCGACCTATTTCACCGACGGCGTCTGCGACCCGTTGAAGGCCGGGCGCTATCTGTGCGATTCAATCGGCAACCGTTTGTCGAGCATCGTCGGCGCGAATCTGATCTTCGACAATCTCAACAACCGCCTGCGCCCGTCGCGTGGCCAGCGGCTGGTGACCGGCGTCGACTTTGCCGGTCTGGGCGGCGACGTGCGCTATGCCCGCGTGCGCGGCGACTTCGACAAATACTGGAATCTCGGCGGGTTCGTCCTGTCGGCCGGTATCGAGGGCGGCTATATCCACGCGCTCCAGAAGAGCCCGGGCGAGGGAATCGATCCGGTCCGCATCGTCGATCGCTTCTATCTGGGTGAACCGCAGTTCCGCGGCTTCGACATTCGCGGCGTCGGCCCGCGCATCCAGCGGCAGCGTTACACCGGGTCGGTCGCCGGGGGCGATCAGGCGCTGATCACCGCACGCGATCAGGTGCTGAACGACCCGCTGGGCGGCAAGGCCTATTATCTCGGCAAGCTCGAACTCGAGCCGCCGTTGGGATCGGGCATCGCCGAGCTGGGGCTGCGTCCGTCGATCTTCATCCAGGCCGGTGCGCTGTTCGGCGTCACCCGTCCGCTGCCGACCGTTCAGTTCGAGCAGGCGAAGAATGCCGATGGCACGTTGCGGTTCAACAAGGACGGGTCGCCGTCGTTGCTGCCGTTCAGCCAGCCGACCAAGATCAACGGTCAGCAGGTCTACAACAACCAGTTCACCGACGCGTCGGGCGCAACGGCATTCCGCCAGACCACCTGTGCGGTCGGTTACTCGGCGACGATCGGTGGCACGTGCGCCGGCGGTGAAGCGAACACGCTTGCCGTGTCGACCACCGATCCCTTCCTCGAACAGTTCCTTGGCGATTCGGCTCGCCCGCGCCTGTCGATCGGTATCGGGGTGAACTGGAACTCGCCGTTCGGGCCGCTGCGCATCGACCTTGCCAAGGCGTTGCTGAGCCAGCCGGGCGACGACAAGAAACTCATTACTTTCAACGTAGGAACCCAATTCTGA
- the uppS gene encoding polyprenyl diphosphate synthase, with amino-acid sequence MDGNGRWAKARRLPRVAGHRQGVEAVRRITRAAREQGIEALTLYAFSSENWRRPEEEIGDLMGLLRHFLKNEIKELTREGVRLRILGNYRALKADLVELIDDAVARTATNTGPILAIALNYGAQAELVAAARRLAEKVAAGMPVSAIDEAAIDRELDTDGLPPLDLMIRTSGEQRLSNFLLWQAAYAELLFVDTLWPDFDGECLAQAIAAYGQRQRRFGGL; translated from the coding sequence ATGGACGGCAACGGCCGCTGGGCGAAGGCCCGGCGCCTGCCGCGCGTGGCGGGCCATCGGCAGGGCGTGGAGGCGGTGCGTCGCATCACCCGGGCCGCGCGCGAACAGGGCATCGAGGCGCTGACGCTCTATGCCTTCTCGTCGGAGAATTGGCGCCGGCCGGAAGAGGAAATCGGCGACCTGATGGGGTTGCTGCGCCATTTCCTGAAGAACGAGATCAAGGAACTGACGCGCGAGGGCGTGCGGCTGCGCATCCTTGGGAATTACCGCGCGCTCAAGGCCGACTTGGTCGAGTTGATCGACGACGCGGTGGCGCGGACGGCGACCAACACCGGGCCGATCCTGGCCATCGCGCTGAACTATGGCGCGCAGGCCGAATTGGTCGCGGCGGCGCGGCGGCTGGCGGAAAAGGTTGCGGCCGGGATGCCCGTGTCGGCGATCGACGAGGCGGCGATCGACCGTGAACTCGATACCGATGGCCTGCCGCCGCTCGACCTGATGATCCGCACGTCGGGGGAACAGCGCCTGTCGAACTTCCTGTTGTGGCAGGCGGCTTATGCCGAGCTGTTGTTCGTCGACACGCTGTGGCCCGATTTCGACGGCGAGTGCCTGGCGCAGGCGATCGCCGCCTATGGCCAGCGGCAGCGCCGGTTCGGGGGCCTGTGA
- the fabZ gene encoding 3-hydroxyacyl-ACP dehydratase FabZ — protein sequence MEGEATSIGPLDITRVMAAIPHRYPMLLVDRVAELIPDRSITAIKAVTINEGFFQGHFPGRPIMPGVLIVEALAQAAGILAVESLGLAGSGKLVYFMSIDGVKFRKPVEPGVLLTLEAEFVQKRARVCKFAGKARIDGELAAECEFTAMIADPPKA from the coding sequence ATGGAAGGGGAAGCGACCTCGATCGGACCGCTCGACATCACGCGCGTGATGGCGGCGATCCCGCATCGCTATCCCATGTTGCTGGTCGACCGTGTCGCGGAGCTGATCCCCGACCGGTCGATCACCGCGATCAAGGCGGTGACGATCAACGAAGGCTTTTTCCAGGGGCATTTCCCCGGCCGTCCGATCATGCCGGGCGTGCTGATCGTCGAGGCGCTGGCGCAGGCCGCCGGCATCCTCGCGGTCGAAAGCCTCGGCCTCGCCGGCTCGGGCAAGCTGGTCTATTTCATGTCGATCGACGGCGTGAAGTTCCGCAAGCCGGTCGAGCCGGGCGTGCTGCTGACGCTGGAGGCGGAGTTCGTGCAGAAGCGCGCGCGGGTCTGCAAGTTCGCGGGCAAGGCGCGGATCGATGGCGAACTGGCCGCCGAATGCGAATTCACCGCGATGATCGCCGACCCGCCCAAGGCGTAG
- a CDS encoding YkgJ family cysteine cluster protein, translating into MHRPPSEPDIETMLLGPVLPERDCGDCTACCTHLTVNSPDFAKPAGIACSHLTPGGCGIHAVRPHICRTWFCVWRRRADLPDAARPDRSGLLVSLNFVDQAQNCLEAVSINIRMLPGSDAIRNGLAAATLDRLCRDLVPVWFSDGEEKMLMHPAADVARHVLSDTPPPAALAPEVAAWRERYALFGADRTDAD; encoded by the coding sequence ATGCACCGCCCGCCGAGTGAACCCGATATCGAAACCATGCTGCTCGGCCCGGTCCTGCCGGAGCGCGACTGCGGCGACTGCACTGCCTGCTGCACCCATCTGACGGTCAATTCGCCGGATTTCGCCAAGCCGGCCGGCATCGCCTGTTCGCACCTGACGCCAGGCGGATGCGGCATCCACGCAGTACGCCCGCATATCTGCCGGACCTGGTTCTGTGTCTGGCGCCGCCGCGCCGACCTGCCCGACGCCGCCCGGCCCGACCGCTCCGGCCTGCTCGTCTCGCTGAATTTCGTCGACCAGGCGCAGAATTGTCTGGAGGCGGTGTCGATCAATATCCGCATGCTGCCGGGCAGCGACGCAATCCGCAACGGGCTGGCCGCCGCGACGCTCGACCGCCTGTGCCGGGACCTGGTGCCGGTCTGGTTCAGCGACGGCGAGGAAAAGATGCTGATGCACCCGGCGGCCGACGTCGCCCGTCACGTCCTGTCCGACACCCCGCCGCCCGCCGCGCTCGCGCCAGAGGTAGCCGCTTGGCGCGAACGCTACGCCCTGTTCGGCGCCGATCGGACCGATGCCGACTGA
- a CDS encoding OmpH family outer membrane protein, translating to MRSFTKAAVAAFVFALPTAPAFAQALPDAKIAVVDSERIFRDCTACKAATAQLQTQRTQLQSLATSLGQPLQTEAQSLQTAVTAAKGNPDAALQTRIRTFEQRQQQAQQQIGQQEQQVQRNIAYVREQIGTKLGPIITQVAQQRGATLAVDKGSSFYNAPATEITDAVLAALNAQLPSVSVTAPAQAAPTAPAAGARPAPAGR from the coding sequence ATGCGTAGCTTCACCAAGGCGGCTGTCGCCGCATTCGTTTTCGCCCTTCCGACCGCCCCGGCGTTCGCCCAGGCGCTGCCCGACGCGAAGATCGCCGTCGTGGATTCGGAGCGGATCTTCCGCGACTGCACCGCGTGCAAGGCGGCAACCGCGCAGCTCCAGACGCAGCGCACCCAGCTCCAGTCGCTCGCGACCTCGCTCGGCCAGCCGCTGCAGACCGAAGCGCAGTCGCTGCAGACCGCCGTGACCGCCGCCAAGGGCAACCCGGACGCCGCGCTCCAGACCCGCATCCGCACCTTCGAGCAGCGCCAGCAGCAGGCGCAGCAGCAGATCGGCCAGCAGGAACAGCAGGTCCAGCGCAACATCGCCTATGTCCGCGAACAGATCGGCACGAAGCTGGGCCCGATCATTACCCAGGTCGCGCAGCAGCGCGGCGCGACGCTGGCCGTCGACAAGGGCAGCAGCTTCTACAACGCACCGGCGACCGAGATCACCGACGCGGTGCTCGCCGCCCTCAACGCGCAGCTGCCGAGCGTCAGCGTGACCGCCCCGGCACAGGCCGCCCCGACCGCGCCCGCCGCCGGCGCACGTCCGGCCCCGGCAGGCCGCTGA
- a CDS encoding phosphatidate cytidylyltransferase, with protein MIAVAATALWLGGFVFWLLVAIGTLFMMAEWADLHKVSREHKRLAQFALTVPLAILSPLAAGASFLALGLIIGAAFFVVITTRLPGLARGIVYCGAPALAVVFLRGQGDGLLLAFWAMALVWACDIGAYFAGRSIGGPKLAPTISPNKTWAGLIGGVIAASVLAGVLQYAGLPLHLVLATPLLAVLAQMGDLYESQLKRKAGVKDSGNVLPGHGGVLDRLDGLVPVAPAAALMVLAGLYLA; from the coding sequence ATGATTGCGGTGGCGGCGACCGCCTTGTGGCTGGGCGGTTTCGTGTTCTGGCTGCTGGTCGCGATCGGCACCCTGTTCATGATGGCCGAATGGGCCGACCTGCACAAAGTCTCGCGCGAGCATAAGCGGCTGGCGCAGTTCGCGCTGACCGTGCCGCTGGCGATCCTGTCGCCGCTGGCGGCGGGAGCGAGTTTCCTGGCGCTGGGGCTGATTATTGGCGCTGCGTTCTTCGTCGTCATCACGACCCGCCTGCCGGGGCTGGCGCGTGGCATCGTCTATTGCGGGGCGCCGGCGCTGGCGGTCGTGTTCCTGCGCGGGCAGGGCGACGGGCTGCTGCTCGCCTTCTGGGCGATGGCGCTGGTCTGGGCATGCGACATCGGCGCCTATTTCGCGGGCCGGTCGATCGGCGGGCCGAAGCTTGCGCCGACGATCAGCCCGAACAAGACCTGGGCCGGACTGATCGGCGGCGTAATCGCCGCGTCGGTGCTGGCGGGCGTGCTGCAATATGCCGGACTGCCGCTGCATCTGGTGCTGGCGACGCCGCTGCTGGCGGTACTGGCGCAGATGGGCGACCTGTATGAGAGCCAGCTGAAGCGCAAGGCCGGGGTCAAGGATTCGGGCAACGTCCTGCCCGGCCATGGCGGCGTCTTGGATCGTTTGGACGGACTGGTTCCCGTCGCGCCGGCTGCGGCGCTGATGGTATTGGCGGGGCTGTATCTGGCATGA
- a CDS encoding 1-deoxy-D-xylulose-5-phosphate reductoisomerase: MKRVTILGATGSVGSSTLDLIERNPDDFAVEALTAHRDVGKLAAAARRVGAALAVVGDEACLPALRDALDGSGIEAAGGAQAVVEAAARPVDWTMAAIVGTAGLKPVMAALARGGAVALANKEALVSAGDVMMAAARRAGTTLLPVDSEHNAVFQCLDDCPPERIRRIILTASGGPFRERSLEEMRAITPEQAVAHPNWSMGAKISVDSATMMNKGLELIEAYHLFPVSPEQLDVLVHRQSVIHSMVEYVDGSTLAQLGSPDMRVPIAHALAWPDRMDTPCERLDLARIGRLDFEAPDMVRFSALALARAALSAGGARPAILNAANEVAVAAFLDRRIGFLEIAAIVADVLDRFDPPKPQTLDAVLTIDAEARVLAGERVKDGVA; this comes from the coding sequence ATGAAGCGGGTTACCATATTGGGCGCGACCGGATCGGTCGGGTCGTCGACGCTCGACCTGATCGAGCGCAATCCCGATGATTTCGCGGTCGAGGCGCTGACGGCACATCGTGACGTCGGCAAGCTGGCAGCCGCTGCACGCCGGGTCGGCGCGGCGCTGGCGGTGGTCGGCGACGAAGCCTGTCTGCCGGCGTTGCGCGACGCGCTGGACGGCAGCGGGATCGAGGCGGCGGGCGGCGCGCAGGCGGTGGTCGAAGCGGCGGCGCGGCCGGTCGACTGGACCATGGCGGCGATCGTCGGCACCGCGGGGCTGAAGCCGGTCATGGCAGCGTTGGCGCGCGGTGGCGCGGTGGCGCTTGCCAACAAGGAAGCCCTGGTTTCGGCCGGCGATGTGATGATGGCGGCGGCGCGCCGGGCGGGCACCACGCTGCTGCCGGTCGACAGCGAGCATAATGCGGTCTTCCAGTGCCTCGACGATTGCCCGCCCGAGCGCATCCGCCGCATCATCCTGACCGCGAGCGGCGGGCCGTTCCGCGAGCGATCACTGGAAGAGATGCGCGCCATCACGCCCGAACAGGCGGTGGCGCATCCCAATTGGTCGATGGGCGCCAAGATTTCGGTCGATTCGGCGACGATGATGAACAAGGGCCTCGAACTGATCGAGGCGTATCACCTGTTCCCCGTCAGCCCCGAACAGCTCGACGTGCTGGTCCATCGCCAGTCGGTGATCCATTCGATGGTCGAATATGTCGACGGGTCGACACTGGCGCAACTGGGGTCGCCGGACATGCGCGTGCCGATCGCGCACGCGCTCGCCTGGCCCGACCGGATGGATACGCCGTGCGAACGGCTCGATCTTGCCCGGATCGGGCGGCTGGATTTCGAGGCGCCCGACATGGTGCGCTTCTCCGCTCTCGCGCTGGCCCGTGCCGCGCTGTCGGCGGGCGGGGCGCGGCCGGCGATCCTGAACGCGGCGAATGAAGTCGCGGTGGCGGCGTTTCTCGACCGGCGGATCGGCTTCCTCGAAATTGCCGCAATCGTCGCGGATGTTCTGGATCGCTTCGATCCGCCGAAGCCGCAGACGCTCGACGCCGTGCTGACGATCGATGCGGAGGCAAGGGTGTTGGCGGGCGAGCGTGTGAAGGACGGCGTCGCTTGA
- a CDS encoding M50 family metallopeptidase gives MIESPGLLMTIIAFLLVLGPLVFLHELGHYAAGRWFGVKVDAFSVGFGREIAGFTDRHGTRWKFGWLPLGGYVRFAGDMNPASQPDAEWLQLPAHERARTFQAKPVWQRAIIVAAGPAVNLLLAVLILGGFAAAYGVDRTPATVGGVVQGSAADRAGLQPGDRIAALDGRTIETFSDLSFYTAMHPGERVTVEYLRGGAAQKTDAVIGSVVQRDRFGNEAKIGRFGIERGPPVYAPLPLWQAPAEGTRMVGAILRGTVDGLWQIITGRRSMDEMGGPLRIAKTSGEQLSLGWPALVTFVAFVSINLGFINLLPVPMLDGGHLFFYAIEAVKRGPVSPQTMEWAFRGGLALLLALMIFVTVNDLGAFGVWRGLAGLIG, from the coding sequence TTGATCGAATCCCCCGGACTGTTGATGACCATCATCGCGTTCCTGCTGGTGCTGGGGCCGTTGGTGTTCCTGCACGAGCTTGGCCATTATGCCGCCGGACGCTGGTTCGGTGTGAAGGTCGATGCGTTTTCGGTCGGGTTCGGCCGGGAGATTGCCGGCTTTACCGACCGGCACGGCACCCGGTGGAAGTTCGGATGGCTACCGCTGGGGGGCTATGTCCGCTTTGCCGGCGACATGAACCCGGCGTCGCAGCCGGATGCGGAATGGCTGCAACTGCCGGCCCATGAGCGCGCTCGCACGTTTCAGGCCAAGCCGGTATGGCAGCGGGCGATCATCGTTGCGGCGGGGCCGGCGGTGAACCTGTTGCTCGCAGTCCTGATCCTGGGTGGCTTTGCCGCAGCCTATGGCGTGGATCGCACGCCGGCCACAGTCGGCGGTGTGGTGCAGGGCAGTGCTGCGGACCGCGCCGGATTGCAGCCGGGGGACCGGATCGCGGCGCTGGACGGGCGGACGATCGAAACCTTTTCGGACCTGTCCTTCTATACCGCGATGCATCCGGGCGAACGGGTGACGGTGGAGTATCTGCGCGGCGGAGCGGCGCAGAAGACCGATGCCGTCATCGGTTCGGTGGTACAGCGCGACCGGTTCGGCAACGAAGCGAAGATCGGCCGGTTCGGCATCGAGCGTGGGCCTCCGGTCTATGCCCCGCTGCCGCTCTGGCAGGCGCCAGCCGAAGGCACGCGGATGGTCGGTGCGATCCTGCGCGGGACCGTCGACGGGCTGTGGCAGATCATCACCGGGCGGCGTTCGATGGACGAAATGGGCGGCCCCTTGCGCATTGCCAAGACGTCGGGCGAACAGCTGTCGCTCGGTTGGCCGGCGCTGGTGACGTTCGTGGCGTTCGTATCCATTAACTTGGGGTTCATCAACTTGTTGCCAGTTCCGATGCTGGATGGCGGCCACCTGTTCTTCTACGCCATCGAAGCGGTGAAGCGCGGGCCGGTCAGCCCGCAGACGATGGAGTGGGCGTTCCGCGGCGGATTGGCGCTGTTGCTTGCATTGATGATTTTCGTCACGGTGAACGATCTGGGGGCGTTCGGCGTGTGGCGTGGGCTGGCCGGCTTGATCGGCTGA
- the rpmE gene encoding 50S ribosomal protein L31 produces the protein MKKDTHPDYHMIKVQMTDGTVFETRSTWGKEGDTMQLDIDPLAHPAWTGGRGQMLDSGGQVARFNKRFGGLTLGKK, from the coding sequence ATGAAGAAAGACACGCACCCCGACTACCACATGATCAAGGTCCAGATGACCGACGGCACGGTGTTCGAAACCCGCTCCACCTGGGGCAAGGAAGGCGACACGATGCAGCTGGACATCGACCCGCTGGCGCACCCGGCATGGACCGGCGGCCGTGGCCAGATGCTGGATTCGGGCGGCCAGGTCGCGCGCTTCAACAAGCGCTTCGGCGGTCTCACGCTCGGCAAGAAGTAA
- a CDS encoding beta-glucosidase family protein: MPATSRTTLLRLLGGTLLAGSILSSPALAQTTNNAPKAASAPTEGPQQRPWMNTALDAAARTELLLKEMTLDEKLQLTFGYFSTKAEWQRSPIKNWQMPKDGLPDSAGIVPGIPRLGIPNQWQTDAGVGVASQRTQTPRLRTSLPSGIATAATWNPELAQAGGAMIGNEAFLSGFNVQLAGGMNLMREPRNGRNFEYGGEDPLLAGIITGHEIKGIQSQNVVSTMKHFAFNGQETNRFNIDHRIGEQAARQSDLLAFEFALEVGDPGSVMCAYNRVNGFYACENDWLLNKTLKQDWGYKGFVMSDWGATHSTTQAANAGLDQQSGWAFDRSPYFADALREAVNNGYVPEARATDMARRILWAMFDNGLFDKPVAGDRATTIDYAAHAAVTRADAEEGIVLLKNTPGLLPLSRTAKSILVIGAHADVGVLSGGGSSQVYPYGGPVNGLAVPDEFPSGFPGPKLYHPSSPVKALQARTRATVTYLDGKDVRAAAAAARKADVVIVFGEQWTGESIDAPNLNLPDNQDALIDAVARANKRTVVVLETGGPVLMPWLPKVGSVLEAWYSGTSGGEAIARVLTGEVNPSGHLPATFPASLAQLPRPVIEGDPKLDRDSHPMGNYDIEGAAVGYKWFDKTGARPLFPFGYGLSYTNFTLGKLTATPQGKSVSASFTITNSGKVRGKGLAQLYVAGNGWEAPKRLGGFTKVDLAPGESRSVTLTVDPRLLATFDSKTRGWNIAGGDYQLLLAHSATDIAERATVRLAPATLDNRGR; encoded by the coding sequence ATGCCCGCCACTTCCCGCACCACCCTGCTGCGCCTGCTCGGCGGCACGTTGCTCGCCGGCAGCATCCTGTCGTCGCCCGCTTTGGCGCAGACGACCAACAACGCACCCAAGGCCGCTAGTGCGCCGACCGAAGGCCCGCAGCAGCGCCCATGGATGAACACCGCGCTCGACGCCGCGGCGCGGACCGAATTGCTGCTGAAGGAAATGACGCTCGACGAAAAGCTCCAGCTGACCTTCGGCTATTTCTCGACCAAGGCGGAATGGCAACGCTCGCCGATCAAGAACTGGCAGATGCCGAAGGACGGCCTGCCCGATTCCGCCGGCATCGTCCCGGGCATCCCGCGCCTCGGCATCCCGAACCAGTGGCAGACCGATGCCGGTGTCGGCGTCGCCAGCCAGCGTACGCAGACCCCGCGTCTGCGCACGTCGCTCCCCTCGGGCATCGCCACCGCCGCGACCTGGAACCCCGAACTCGCGCAGGCGGGCGGTGCGATGATCGGGAACGAGGCGTTTCTGTCGGGCTTCAACGTGCAGCTGGCCGGCGGCATGAACCTGATGCGCGAACCGCGCAACGGGCGGAATTTCGAATATGGCGGCGAAGACCCGCTGCTCGCGGGCATCATCACCGGCCACGAGATCAAGGGCATCCAGTCGCAGAACGTCGTTTCGACGATGAAGCATTTCGCCTTCAACGGGCAGGAAACGAACCGCTTCAACATCGACCACAGGATCGGCGAACAGGCCGCCCGCCAGTCCGACCTGCTCGCTTTCGAATTCGCGCTGGAGGTCGGCGATCCCGGATCAGTCATGTGCGCCTACAACCGCGTCAACGGCTTCTATGCGTGCGAGAATGACTGGCTGCTCAACAAGACGCTGAAGCAGGACTGGGGCTACAAGGGCTTCGTCATGTCCGACTGGGGCGCAACCCATTCGACGACGCAGGCGGCCAATGCCGGGTTGGACCAGCAATCGGGCTGGGCGTTCGACCGCTCGCCCTATTTCGCCGATGCGCTGCGCGAAGCGGTCAACAACGGCTATGTGCCCGAAGCCCGCGCGACCGACATGGCCCGCCGCATTCTGTGGGCGATGTTCGACAACGGCCTGTTCGACAAGCCGGTGGCCGGCGACCGCGCGACCACGATCGACTATGCCGCCCACGCCGCCGTCACCCGCGCCGATGCGGAAGAAGGCATCGTCCTGCTCAAGAACACGCCGGGCCTGCTGCCGTTGTCGCGCACGGCAAAGTCGATCCTCGTCATCGGTGCCCATGCCGATGTCGGCGTCCTGTCGGGCGGCGGGTCGAGCCAGGTCTATCCCTATGGCGGTCCGGTCAACGGCTTGGCCGTGCCGGACGAATTCCCCAGCGGCTTCCCCGGCCCCAAGCTCTACCACCCGTCCTCACCAGTGAAGGCGTTGCAGGCCCGCACCCGCGCCACCGTTACCTATCTCGACGGCAAGGACGTTCGCGCCGCCGCGGCCGCCGCGCGCAAGGCCGATGTCGTCATCGTGTTCGGTGAACAATGGACTGGCGAATCGATCGACGCGCCGAACCTGAACCTGCCCGACAATCAGGATGCGCTGATCGACGCGGTCGCGCGCGCCAACAAGCGCACCGTCGTCGTGCTCGAAACCGGCGGTCCGGTGCTGATGCCGTGGCTGCCAAAGGTCGGCTCAGTGCTCGAGGCATGGTATTCCGGCACCTCGGGCGGCGAAGCGATCGCCCGCGTCCTGACCGGCGAGGTCAACCCGTCGGGTCACCTGCCCGCAACCTTCCCCGCTTCGCTCGCCCAGCTGCCGCGTCCGGTGATCGAGGGCGATCCCAAGCTCGACCGCGATTCACACCCGATGGGCAATTACGATATCGAAGGCGCTGCGGTCGGCTACAAATGGTTCGACAAGACCGGCGCCAGGCCGCTGTTCCCGTTCGGCTACGGCCTCTCCTACACCAATTTCACGCTCGGCAAGCTGACCGCCACGCCGCAGGGCAAGAGCGTGTCGGCGAGCTTCACCATCACCAACAGCGGCAAGGTCCGGGGCAAGGGGCTGGCCCAGCTCTATGTCGCCGGCAACGGCTGGGAAGCACCCAAGCGGCTCGGCGGCTTCACCAAGGTCGATCTGGCCCCGGGTGAAAGCCGGTCGGTCACGCTGACCGTCGATCCGCGCCTGCTAGCGACCTTCGACAGCAAGACCCGCGGCTGGAACATCGCCGGCGGCGACTATCAGCTGCTGCTGGCCCATTCCGCGACCGACATCGCCGAACGGGCAACGGTGCGGCTGGCGCCCGCTACGCTCGACAATCGCGGGCGGTGA